Proteins encoded by one window of Cervus canadensis isolate Bull #8, Minnesota chromosome 18, ASM1932006v1, whole genome shotgun sequence:
- the APOC2 gene encoding apolipoprotein C-II — translation MGTRYFLVGFLILLVLGFEAQGAHVPQQDEASSPALLTQVQESLLGYWDTAKAAAQKLYKKTYLPTVDEKIRDIYSKSTAAVTTYAGIITDQVFSMLSGED, via the exons ATGGGCACGAGATACTTCCTGGTCGGGTTTCTCATCCTCCTGGTGTTGGGGTTCG AGGCCCAAGGGGCCCATGTTCCCCAGCAAGACGAGgcctccagccctgccctgctcaCCCAGGTGCAGGAGTCCCTCTTAGGTTACTGGGATACAGCCAAGGCAGCCGCCCAGAAGCTGTACAAGAAGACATACCTGCCCACCGTGGATGAGAAAATCAG GGACATATATAGCAAAAGCACGGCCGCTGTGACCACCTATGCAGGGATTATCACTGACCAGGTCTTTTCTATGCTGTCAGGAGAAGATTGA
- the CLPTM1 gene encoding cleft lip and palate transmembrane protein 1, with amino-acid sequence MAAAQEADGAGSAVVAAGGGSSGQVTSNGSVGRDPPAETQPQNPPPQPAPNAWQVIKGVLFRIFIIWAISSWFRRGPAPQDQAGPGGAPRVASRNLFPKDTLMNLHVYISEHEHFTDFNATSALFWEQQDLVYGDWTSGENSDGCYEHFAELDIPQSVQQNGSIYIHVYFTKSGFHPDPRQKALYRRLATVHMSRMINKYKRRRFQKTKNLLTGETEADPEMIKRAEDYGPVEVISHWHPNITINIVDDHTPWVKGSVPPPLDQYVKFDAVSGDYYPIIYFNDYWNLQKDYYPINESLASLPLRVSFCPLSLWRWQLYAAQSAKSPWNFLGDELYEQSDEEQDSVKVALLETNPYLLALTIIVSIVHSVFEFLAFKNDIQFWNSRQSLEGLSVRSVFFGVFQSFVVLLYILDNETNFVVQVSVFIGVLIDLWKITKVMDVRLDREHKVAGLFPRPTFKDKSTYVESSTKVYDDMAFRYLSWILFPLLGCYAVYSLLYLEHKGWYSWVLSMLYGFLLTFGFITMTPQLFINYKLKSVAHLPWRMLTYKALNTFIDDLFAFVIKMPVMYRIGCLRDDVVFFIYLYQRWIYRVDPTRVNEFGMSGEAPTAAAPVAEALPAAGALSPAPSPATTEAAGEEASTPPPSQAPQGPSSASEPQEAPPKPAEDKKRD; translated from the exons ATGGCGGCGGCGCAGGAGGCGGACGGGGCTGGCAGCGCCGTAGTGGCGGCCGGGGGAGGCAGCTCCGGTCAG GTGACCAGCAATGGCAGCGTTGGGAGGGACCCGCCGGCAGAGACCCAGCCCCAGAACCCACCGCCCCAGCCAGCCCCCAATGCCTGGCAGGTCATCAAGGGTGTGCTGTTCAG GATCTTCATCATCTGGGCCATCAGCAGCTGGTTCCGTCGAGGGCCGGCCCCTCAGGACCAGGCAGGCCCCGGAGGAGCTCCGCGCGTCGCCAGCCGCAACCTGTTCCCCAAAGACACTTTAATG AACCTGCACGTGTACATCTCCGAGCACGAGCACTTTACAGACTTCAACGCCACGTCGGCGCTCTTCTGGGAGCAGCAAGACCTCGTGTACGGCGACTGGACTAGTGGCGAGAACTCAGATGGCTGCTACGAGCACTTTGCTGAGCTCGACATTCCACAG AGTGTCCAGCAGAATGGCTCCATCTACATCCACGTCTACTTCACCAAGAGTGGCTTCCACCCAGACCCTCGGCAAAAAGCGCTGTACCGCCGGCTCGCCACAGTCCACATGTCTCGGA TGATCAACAAATACAAGCGCCGACGGTTTCAGAAAACCAAGAACCTGTTGACAGGAGAGACAGAAGCTGACCCAGAAATGATCAAG AGGGCCGAGGACTACGGGCCCGTGGAAGTGATCTCCCACTGGCACCCCAACATCACCATCAACATCGTGGACGATCACACGCCGTGGGTGAAGGGCAGCGTGCCGCCTCCCCTGGACCAGT ATGTGAAGTTCGACGCCGTGAGCGGTGACTACTACCCCATCATCTACTTCAACGACTACTGGAACCTACAGAAGGACTACTACCCCATCAACGAGAGCCTGGCCAGCCTGCCGCTCCGTGTCTCCTTCTGCCCGCTGTCGCTCTGGCGCTGGCAGCTCTACGCCGCCCAGAGCGCCAAGTCGCCGTGGAACTTCCTGGGTGACGAGCTGTATGAGCAGTCAGACGAGGAGCAGGACTCGGTGAAG GTTGCCCTCCTGGAGACCAACCCCTACCTGCTGGCGCTCACCATCATCGTGTCCATCGTCCACAGTGTCTTTGAGTTCCTGGCCTTCAAGAATG ATATCCAGTTCTGGAACAGCCGGCAGTCCCTGGAGGGCCTGTCCGTGCGCTCCGTCTTCTTCGGCGTCTTCCAGTCCTTCGTGGTCCTGCTCTACATCCTGGACAACGAGACCAACTTCGTGGTCCAGGTCAGCGTCTTCATCGGGGTCCTCATCGACCTCTGGAAGATCACCAAGGTCATGGATGTCCGG CTGGACCGGGAGCACAAGGTGGCAGGACTCTTTCCCCGCCCAACCTTCAAGGACAAGTCCACATACGTTGAGTCCTCAACCAAAGTGTATGACGAT ATGGCGTTCCGGTACCTGTCCTGGATCCTCTTCCCGCTGTTGGGCTGCTACGCCGTCTACAGCCTCCTATACCTGGAGCACAAGGGCTGGTACTCCTGGGTGCTCAGCATGCTCTACGGCTTCCTGCTGACCTTTG GCTTCATCACCATGACACCCCAGCTCTTCATCAACTACAAGCTCAAGTCTGTGGCCCACCTGCCCTGGCGCATGCTCACCTACAAGGCCCTCAACACCTTCATCGATGACCTGTTTGCCTTTGTCATCAAGATGCCTGTTATGTACCGGATCGGCTGCCTGCGGGACG ATGTggtcttcttcatctacctctaccAACGGTGGATCTACCGCGTCGACCCCACGCGGGTGAACGAGTTTGGCATGAGCGGCGAGGCCCCAACAGCAGCTGCCCCTGTGGCCGAGGCCCTGCCAGCAGCAGGGGCCCTCtcacctgcccccagccctgccacgACCGAGGCCGCCGGGGAGGAGGCCTCTACACCCCCGCCCTCCCAGGCCCCCCAGGGGCCCAGCTCTGCCAGCGAGCCCCAGGAAGCCCCTCCAAAGCCAGCAGAGGACAAAAAAAGGGATTAG